The genomic DNA ATTTGTTGTTTAAAAATGCTAAGGGAGAAAAGATTTATCTCTCAGGAGTAAATTACTGGCCAAGAAAGACAGGACCATTAATGTGGTCTAAATGGGATCCGGCAGAGATTAGGAAAGAGTTAAGGCAAATGAAAGAAATGGGTATGAACATTAACAGGTCGTTTTTATATATACCAGATCTAATGCCCACGCCGGATAAAGTTGAGGAAAAAATACTGAAACGGTTTCTGACGTTTCTCGACATATGTTTGGAGGAGGATATTTCTACCATTCCCACTTTTTTTGTGGGTCATATGTCAGGTGAGGAGTGGGATTTCCCCTGGAGAGACGGTAGAAGCTTGTACGAAGATGAATATATGTTAGAAAAGCAATCAATGCTGATTCAAGAAGTAGTCAATTATGCTAATAACCATAAAGCGATAATAGGTTGGCTATTTTCCAATGAAATGCCGAATCATGGCGGAAACGGACCAAGAGAAAGTGTTACTAAATGGGTCGCACGAATGACTAAGGCTGTTCGTTCAACGGGCGACACGAAACCTATCAGCCCCGGAGATGGAGCCTGGAGTCCTGAAATTTGGGGAAAAGCCACTGAGTGGCACCTGACAGATTTATTAGAATATATTGATTTTATCGGTCCTCATATCTATCCGTTCGAGAACGATAATCTTAGGCATTCATACAATCCGGCATTCGCAATCAAAATGGCTACTGCATTGGGAAAACCTGCAATGCTTGAAGAATTCGGAGCGTCAAACACTATGGCTTCCGAGGAAAATCAGGGGGCATATTTCAGAACTACTCTCAACAGTGTTTTTATTAACGGTGGAGTAGGTTCGCTTGGATGGTGTTATTCGGATTTCGATCTCGAATATCAACGACCGTACTCTCACAGAAGTTTCGAATTGCAGTTTGGTGTTACTCGAATTGACGGAACTGTTAAACCAAGTGGAAAAGAGTTCATTACATTCAATGAGCGTGTTAGCAAAATAGATTTTTCAAAAACAATAATCCATGAAGATCCGGTTTCTATTTTAATTCCAAGTTACTATCACCACGAATATCAATACACTCCGGACGACCGGAAGGAAATGAAGAACAATTATAAGCAAACAATGGTCGGCTTAAAACAGGCAGGAATTAATCCTAATTTTCTTTTCGAGGAAACAATAGATTGGAATGTTTTAGATATGAAAAGTCGTCCAAAAGTACCAGCCGATTCTGAAATAATATTCGCTCCTACTATCCGGAGGCTCACATCTCCATATTGGAGGAGTTTAATTAATTTTGTAGAGAAAGGCGGATGGCTCTATGTATCATATTCGTCAGACGGATGGATTCACCTTTTTGAAGAATTGTTCGGGGCGAAGCACAATTTAAGATTTGGTTTAGTGGATCTTCCAAAAGAAAAGGTCAAAATCACTTTTGTCAAAGATTTTGGAAATATAAGTGAGGGCGATACGTTAGAATTCCTGACTGAAAATCTTACAAGGGACGCAGCTTTTTGTCCCGTGGTAACTACGACAGCCGAAGTGATTGCTGTTGACGATAACAACCGACCAGCGCTTTTGTTGAACGAAATTGGTGAAGGCAAGGTAATATTTTCTACATATCCCTTAGAACATTATTCTTCGACTCTTATTGATGGTTCAGCTCGTCAGCCTTTATATAAATTTTATTCCGCAATTTGTGCGGCTAAAGGAATAAGACCTCCTCTTATGAAAGACAATAAGAATGTGGAACTCGGAATTCTTCTTAATAATTCAGGAATTATTCATGCATATGCGATAAATCATTCATGGGATGAAGAAGAAATTACTATTTACTCAATGAAAAAAATAAAATCATGCATACAAATGGATTTCGAGGGGGAAGTTATTCTCGAAGAGAATTCATTTAGATTTAGCATGGGTTCAAAAGAAGTGAAACTTTTCGAGATAGGATTCGAAAAAGAAAAAGTATCAATAGAAAAAGGTAAACAGTCAACAATTTACATGGAGGAATGAGATGGATAAAAGAATACTAACAGTAGTATTTACGTTGGTTTTGTTCTTAACCGCTTTGCCGGCTATTGGACAAAACCTGATTCCGAATCCAGGGTTTGAAGGACTTACAGCCAATTATTGGACTGCGAATCCCGGAAGCGGTTCAGCCACATGGGCAACAGACCAAGCACGTACTCCGAACTACTCGCTGAAGATTACTTCAACATCGGGTAGTACAGATTCTTGGGTAAGCGCCAATATTTATAATTATTGGTCAGTGGGCGCCGGAGCAAATGTGGATATGGAAGTGGGCGCTTGGATTAAAACAAATGGCGTAAACACAGACCCTGCCACTGATGATGAAAAGATAACTTTAAGTTTCACTTTCTATAATGGAGGAGTAGACTTATTAGGTGCGCCTCTTGTGCTTGAAGTTGACCAAAGTGTAGCTAACTCTTTCGGTTGGGTGGAATTGAAAAACACAGTTGCATTGAGTGTGGCAGAAGGAATTGATTCTGTAATTGTCGAATTCAAGTTTGGCAGTGGAGCTACTGGTACTGCATGGATGGATGATATACTCATCCGGGCTACCGGAGAGGGGTGGGCAGGCGATTTCTTTAACGCGAATTTAGATGCCCCGACCGGCTGGTTTTACTGGTGGGATGGATTCTCATCGGGAAGCGCCTCATGGGATACACCGGGTGGTCGTCCGGTTACCGCGAGCGCAACTACTGCCGAAGCACATAGTGGTGATTTTTCATTGCAACTCACAGAAAATGACGGTGATGGAGACGAAGTTGTATTTATGACCGATTTCGCTGCAATTACACCAGGTGAGCCGCTGCTGGTAAGCGCCTGGATGAAAGCAAATCTCGTAAACGCAGACTCAGCAAATGCGAATCCGAGTTTTGCAGTCGGATTTACAATAACTTGGCACAAATCCGTTGATCCTGATTCCGGTTGGAATGAAGTATCAGGCGTGGACTATCGGTTTAACCTCCCGGCAGCTTCATTTGACTGGACGCAATTTGCCACAGTTGTATATCCACCGGACTTGGCAATTGCAGCAAGTGTCCGAGCGAGGTATTTTAATTTCTTCGAGGGCACAACTTTTTGGGATGATTTTGAGATGAGAAATATTCCAAGTATGGACCTAAGTACGGGAAATGCGATTCCAAGCCCAAGCTTAGAAGCGGGCAGTCCCAATTACTGGTCGGCGAATCCCGGCACCGGTGGTACAGCCACATGGGCAACCGACGAGGCACGTACTCCGAATTACTCGATAAAATTAACTTCAACATCCGGCAGCACAGATTCCTGGAATAGCGCCAATATCTATAATTATTGGGCGGTAGGTGCCGGAGCAAATGTTGATATGGAAGTGGGCGCTTGGATTAAAACCTCAGGTGTAAATACAAGTCCCGCTACACCTGCTGATAAGATCACGCTAAGTTTCACATTTTATAACGGAGGAGTGGATTTACTGGCAGGACCGCTTGTTCTCGAAGTTGACCAGAGTACAGCCACATCCACAGGTTGGATGGAATTAAAGAATGCATCCGCACTCAGCGTAGCTCAAGGGATTGATTCTGTAATAGTAGAATTCAAGTTCGGTAGTGGAGCAACCGGTACTGCCTGGTTGGATGATATATTTGTTAGGGCAACCGGAGACGGATGGGCAGGTGATTTCTTTAACGCGAATTTGGATGCCCCAACCGGTTGGTTCTACTGGTGGGACGGATTCTCATCGGGGAGCGCAACATGGTCTACACCGGGTGATCCTCCGGTTACAGCCTCTCAATCTGAT from Candidatus Neomarinimicrobiota bacterium includes the following:
- a CDS encoding cellulase family glycosylhydrolase yields the protein MKERRKLTISDNLLFKNAKGEKIYLSGVNYWPRKTGPLMWSKWDPAEIRKELRQMKEMGMNINRSFLYIPDLMPTPDKVEEKILKRFLTFLDICLEEDISTIPTFFVGHMSGEEWDFPWRDGRSLYEDEYMLEKQSMLIQEVVNYANNHKAIIGWLFSNEMPNHGGNGPRESVTKWVARMTKAVRSTGDTKPISPGDGAWSPEIWGKATEWHLTDLLEYIDFIGPHIYPFENDNLRHSYNPAFAIKMATALGKPAMLEEFGASNTMASEENQGAYFRTTLNSVFINGGVGSLGWCYSDFDLEYQRPYSHRSFELQFGVTRIDGTVKPSGKEFITFNERVSKIDFSKTIIHEDPVSILIPSYYHHEYQYTPDDRKEMKNNYKQTMVGLKQAGINPNFLFEETIDWNVLDMKSRPKVPADSEIIFAPTIRRLTSPYWRSLINFVEKGGWLYVSYSSDGWIHLFEELFGAKHNLRFGLVDLPKEKVKITFVKDFGNISEGDTLEFLTENLTRDAAFCPVVTTTAEVIAVDDNNRPALLLNEIGEGKVIFSTYPLEHYSSTLIDGSARQPLYKFYSAICAAKGIRPPLMKDNKNVELGILLNNSGIIHAYAINHSWDEEEITIYSMKKIKSCIQMDFEGEVILEENSFRFSMGSKEVKLFEIGFEKEKVSIEKGKQSTIYMEE
- a CDS encoding T9SS type A sorting domain-containing protein, which codes for MDKRILTVVFTLVLFLTALPAIGQNLIPNPGFEGLTANYWTANPGSGSATWATDQARTPNYSLKITSTSGSTDSWVSANIYNYWSVGAGANVDMEVGAWIKTNGVNTDPATDDEKITLSFTFYNGGVDLLGAPLVLEVDQSVANSFGWVELKNTVALSVAEGIDSVIVEFKFGSGATGTAWMDDILIRATGEGWAGDFFNANLDAPTGWFYWWDGFSSGSASWDTPGGRPVTASATTAEAHSGDFSLQLTENDGDGDEVVFMTDFAAITPGEPLLVSAWMKANLVNADSANANPSFAVGFTITWHKSVDPDSGWNEVSGVDYRFNLPAASFDWTQFATVVYPPDLAIAASVRARYFNFFEGTTFWDDFEMRNIPSMDLSTGNAIPSPSLEAGSPNYWSANPGTGGTATWATDEARTPNYSIKLTSTSGSTDSWNSANIYNYWAVGAGANVDMEVGAWIKTSGVNTSPATPADKITLSFTFYNGGVDLLAGPLVLEVDQSTATSTGWMELKNASALSVAQGIDSVIVEFKFGSGATGTAWLDDIFVRATGDGWAGDFFNANLDAPTGWFYWWDGFSSGSATWSTPGDPPVTASQSDAFASEGTKSLILVEADSDNDEVVFMSDFALLPGSGSVLLSAKMKAVSVNSELANTNPSNAVGFTVTWHRSVDPDSGWNEVSGADFRFKLPSDTFDWTTFAAVFNPPDEAIAFSARARYFNFFEGTTYWDEFSMTAVPSSTSGAVVSVSDEPELISGLPQSAELLKNYPNPFNPSTTIVYGVPKSGSVKLDVFNMLGQRVRTLVDTQHSAGTYEIKWDGTNESGRIVSGGIYFYRLRTGDLSLTKKMLFLK